CTGAAGGATGCCCTCAACTGCCGTGGCTTTTTCCATCTCGGGCACGACCCAGATCTCGTGGTCGATTTCGGGCAGATCTTCGGGCCGGGTGTCCAGCGCCACGTGCTCGGGGTCGCGCAGGTGGCGCAGGGTGAGCCGCGCAACCCAGCCCGGCACGGTGGCCGAGAACAGCGCCGTCTGCCGCGAGGCCGGCGAATAGCGCAGGATCGACTCGACCTGGGGCGCCATGCCGATGTCGAACATGCGGTCGGCCTCGTCGATCACGAGCACGCGCAGATCGTCGACATTCAGGTCGCGGCTTTCGATCAGGTCCAGCACGCGTCCCGGCGTGCCCACCACGACCTGCGCGCCCTGGGCGAGCGCGCGGCGCTGTGGGGTGTAGCTGAGCCCACCGACGATGCGCACCGACGGCGGGGCGCTCGGACCGAGCAAGGGATCGATGACGGTGCCGATTTGCTCGGCAAGCTCGCGGGTCGGCGCCAGCACCAGGGCCTGGACGCGCGGCAAATCGGGGTCAAGGCCTTCGACGAGCGGGATGGCGTAGGCCAGGGTCTTGCCGGAGCCGGTTCGGGCTTGCCCGACGACGTCGCGGCCTTCGAGCAAGTGCGGAATGCAGGCGGCTTGGATGGGGGTGGGACTGGTGATCTCGTCGGCCGCCAGCGCGTCGACGAGATCGGGTCGAACGCGCAGCGCGGTAAAACTCTCGATAGCGGGGGCCCTTCTGCTGCAACTGGCGCCCGCGGTGGGCCGATCGTTATCTGCGGCCCGCGCCCTACGTGGTGCGCTG
The window above is part of the Chloroflexota bacterium genome. Proteins encoded here:
- a CDS encoding DEAD/DEAH box helicase translates to MARRCHDTTARRAGDCVWLRKLEAPSAPRRARAADNDRPTAGASCSRRAPAIESFTALRVRPDLVDALAADEITSPTPIQAACIPHLLEGRDVVGQARTGSGKTLAYAIPLVEGLDPDLPRVQALVLAPTRELAEQIGTVIDPLLGPSAPPSVRIVGGLSYTPQRRALAQGAQVVVGTPGRVLDLIESRDLNVDDLRVLVIDEADRMFDIGMAPQVESILRYSPASRQTALFSATVPGWVARLTLRHLRDPEHVALDTRPEDLPEIDHEIWVVPEMEKATAVEGILQQSPGVPTIVFGRTRRGVDLLRDRLRRRGLRVDAIQGGMPQPSRQRVMDRFRQEEIDVLIATDVAARGLDIMGLAQVINYDIPDHPDMFTHRTGRTGRMGRAGRSVTLVSGAGLDRLASIEYSLERRIPRRYWDEIKTEFLPADDEPAETPAAANGRRVMPGERLSGGKAKANGANGRAPRSNRRRRRPRKAGAEAAGNR